In Uranotaenia lowii strain MFRU-FL chromosome 2, ASM2978415v1, whole genome shotgun sequence, one genomic interval encodes:
- the LOC129744384 gene encoding probable cGMP 3',5'-cyclic phosphodiesterase subunit delta, whose product MGTDDVARSEKIRDGFQINWLILRDADTGKIIWQENKDFSCPDTEHEARVPVKILDLRAVSREINFSTVEAMENFRLDQKVLFKGRIMEEWFFEMGWVSPNTTNTWQSTIEAAPESQMMPAKVLNGNVTIETSFFDGDTLISKSVVRLYYV is encoded by the exons ATGGGAACCGATGATGTGGCCCGAAGCGAGAAAATCCGGGATGGATTTCAGAT CAACTGGCTCATTCTGCGGGACGCCGATACCGGAAAGATAATCTGGCAGGAAAATAAGGACTTCAGCTGCCCGGATACGGAACACGAAGCGCGGGTTCCGGTGAAGATTCTGGACTTGAGGGCCGTCTCTCGGGAGATTAATTTTAGCACCGTTGAGGCGATGGAGAACTTTCGGCTGGATCAGAAG GTCCTCTTCAAGGGTCGCATCATGGAGGAGTGGTTTTTCGAGATGGGCTGGGTCAGTCCCAACACTACCAACACCTGGCAGTCGACAATCGAGGCGGCCCCCGAATCGCAGATGATGCCGGCGAAGGTCCTCAATGGAAACGTAACGATCGAGACCAGCTTCTTCGATGGCGATACGCTCATCAGCAAATCGGTGGTCCGGCTATACTACGTTTAG
- the LOC129744383 gene encoding signal peptidase complex subunit 2 has translation MSSKSKKTDNANKEEEEPVKINKWDGTAVKHALDDSVKTALLSRTNMREHHAIIDGRLFICALAVTTALVALGYDYQYSFPNSKPVLIVCVCFYFFLMGILTIYTTYVEKGIFAVGNQKDEKGGQKRWQASSEMRKYDDKYELTIQLKDARGVREATVTKSVANFIDNTGLVLDDLVANELNRIVNSLNAEKKDK, from the exons ATGAGCTCCAAATCGAAGAAAACCGATAATGCCAACAAGGAGGAAGAGGAG ccggtcaaaattaacaaatgggACGGAACTGCAGTGAAGCACGCCTTGGACGATTCCGTCAAAACGGCCCTCTTGAGTCGTACCAACATGCGGGAGCACCACGCCATTATCGACGGGCGCCTCTTCATTTGTGCCCTGGCCGTCACCACGGCCTTGGTCGCCCTAGGCTACGACTATCAGTATTCGTTCCCCAACTCGAAACCGGTGCTGATCGTGTGCGTATGTTTCTACTTCTTCCTGATGGGCATTTTGACCATTTATACTACGTATGTCGAGAAGGGAATTTTTGCCGTCGGAAACCAGAAGGACGAGAAGGGTGGCCAGAAGCGCTGGCAGGCCAGCTCCGAGATGCGCAAGTACGACGACAAGTACGAGCTCACGATTCAGCTTAAGGATGCGCGTGGAGTGCGGGAGGCTACCGTTACCAAATCGGTGGCCAACTTCATCGACAACACCGGTCTGGTGCTGGACGATCTGGTGGCCAACGAGCTGAACCGCATCGTCAACTCGCTGAATGCGGAAAAGAAAGACAAGTAA
- the LOC129743214 gene encoding uncharacterized protein LOC129743214, giving the protein MSVWNGAPQGVPIEDGENSKEKNVQLPEESVAKIQDGGVKKPFEIFSYKENDEGPYRVVVLKIEESDESDESDVGLNKISVGKVLSQNGFMKAVLDIKKVGRNKVIVYLSDLKEANRMCHCQNFALRKLKAYIAKEFVTVKGVIGGIPFDTDDELKEDLVSEKEIVEVFRMFRRDQGKKFPITKVGVVFRSSQLPRIVRLYGVNIRVEPYISKTVMCNKCLRFGHVAKHCKGRQRCINCGESHKGSDECEREMNCVHCNGKHRATEVLCPEREKQKNIKRIMANKNLTYQEAKDELRVATKNGFSILADQNEFPTVYESYAKAVTQSKMPAAPSRHNLGKRKQVAPNRKEYTKVDLVNEIAGTSKESGDESIKNKKRRATSQLVVATDEITMEQHLELRKRWEDKLKEMIKQKESYRAVMSSSFQKLTEILSGNETSGAYSMMVELYKAIGQILGMEISEDITGDMINDEELPNTTE; this is encoded by the coding sequence ATGAGTGTCTGGAACGGTGCCCCACAGGGGGTACCGATTGAAGATGGGGAAAATTCGAAAGAGAAAAATGTGCAATTGCCAGAAGAATCGGTTgctaaaatccaagatggcggagTGAAAAAaccgtttgaaattttttcatataagGAGAATGATGAAGGGCCGTATAGAGTTGTTGTgcttaaaattgaagaaagtgATGAAAGTGATGAAAGCGATGTTGGGCTTAATAAAATCTCCGTGGGCAAAGTTCTTAGCCAGAATGGCTTTATGAAGGCGGTGCTAGATATAAAGAAAGTCGGTCGGAATAAGGTGATCGTTTATCTTTCCGATCTCAAGGAAGCAAACCGGATGTGCCATTGCCAAAATTTTGCGCTGCGAAAATTGAAAGCTTATATTGCGAAGGAGTTTGTTACCGTTAAAGGTGTAATTGGAGGCATCCCGTTTGATACTGATGATGAACTCAAAGAGGATCTGGTAAGCGAAAAAGAAATAGTCGAGGTATTTCGTATGTTCCGCCGAGACCAAGGTAAGAAGTTTCCAATTACTAAGGTGGGGGTTGTCTTTCGGAGCAGTCAGCTTCCTCGAATAGTTCGTTTGTACGGCGTTAACATTCGAGTTGAACCATATATATCGAAAACAGTCATGTGCAATAAGTGCCTTCGTTTCGGCCATGTTGCTAAACATTGTAAGGGCAGACAAAGGTGTATTAACTGCGGTGAGAGTCACAAAGGATCCGATGAATGCGAAAGAGAGATGAACTGTGTTCACTGTAACGGAAAGCATAGAGCGACAGAAGTGCTATGTCCAGAGCGAGAGAAGCAAAAGAATATCAAGCGCATCATGGCTAACAAAAACCTTACATATCAAGAAGCGAAAGATGAGTTACGGGTAGCAACAAAAAACGGTTTCAGCATTTTAGCAGATCAAAATGAGTTTCCAACCGTATATGAGAGTTATGCAAAGGCAGTTACGCAATCTAAAATGCCAGCTGCACCTAGTCGTCACAACTTAGGTAAACGTAAACAGGTAGCACCAAACAGGAAGGAATATACTAAAGTAGATTTAGTGAATGAAATAGCCGGAACTAGCAAGGAAAGTGGGGATGAGTccattaagaataaaaaacgtagAGCTACATCGCAATTGGTAGTAGCTACAGATGAAATTACGATGGAGCAACATCTGGAATTAAGGAAACGCTGGGAGGATAAATTGAAGGAAATGATTAAACAAAAAGAGTCGTATAGGGCAGTGATGAGTTCTTCATTTCAAAAGCTAACAGAAATTCTTTCGGGAAATGAAACTTCGGGAGCGTATTCTATGATGGTTGAACTATACAAAGCGATCGGTCAGATCCTTGGGATGGAAATAAGCGAAGATATTACGGGAGATATGATTAATGATGAGGAACTTCCGAATACTACAGAATAA
- the LOC129744372 gene encoding histone-lysine N-methyltransferase SMYD3-like isoform X1, protein MGLRFSHSTYLEIDTPAFQWIAMIRPDIVKQLACPAVGLSTSWIIAQKGKPATHLSEVDGQFRREMWPFEKSVCPKDPTRAKELRQKANETYRKGMDHMGAALSEYNMAICAAPEGSEELGLAYANRSAVCFQQKKYHACVKNIELAQMNYPKDKLEKLLERKEKCVKLLEDGQEVEEELDDKNALDKVEVREIANYGQGVVLRENGNVGDILFQENPSILVVEQGFNFKTCDRCGCNKTQAMIPCSSCTEVMYCSELCKNEAFSMYHKFECEIVQDLQYLFRGPRPVDMFRLAFRVFLRFASELFQNRDKFWQRYQNDLKGFRNPQLINNADIHWHVLCVGQQQKKSGDNNGIGMTQFLTVLIYKVAIEENNSIASLINQQDHDRLRDILYGLLFRVKEYCDQGAPQITSVYPMLRMVNHSCAPNAERVFIGGRCSLLLAKRPIDGGEQVLVCYLPGGSTDTTARDERRKQLQAEFDFECECLGCTLDYPKLDDLEENRELAGELETIDQQPNAEERLDLLKGFLQLYDDLYPQRELAKGWKLCLEALLKPMSSC, encoded by the exons ATGGGCCTCAGGTTCTCTCATAGTACCTACCTCGAAATAGACACACCGGCTTTTCAATGGatc GCCATGATTCGTCCAGATATCGTCAAACAGTTGGCCTGCCCGGCGGTTGGCCTTTCAACATCCTGGATCATAGCACAAAAAGGCAAACCGGCCACCCATCTGTCCGAAGTCGACGGACAGTTCCGACGGGAGATGTGGCCGTTCGAAAAAAGTGTTTGCCCCAAGGATCCCACCCGTGCCAAGGAACTTCGCCAGAAAGCTAACGAAACCTACCGGAAGGGTATGGACCACATGGGGGCAGCATTGTCTGAATACAATATGGCTATCTGTGCCGCCCCGGAAGGAAGCGAAGAGCTAGGATTGGCCTATGCTAATCGTTCGGCTGTTTGTTTCCAGCAGAAAAAGTATCACGCTTGTGTGAAAAATATCGAGCTGGCTCAGATGAACTACCCCAAGGATAAATTGGAAAAGTTGTTAGAACGAAAGGAAAAATGTGTGAAGTTGCTTGAGGATGGTCAGGAAGTGGAAGAGGAGTTGGATGATAAGAATGCTTTGGATAAAGTCGAGGTCAGAGAAATTGCCAATTATGGCCAGGGAGTGGTTCTCAGAGAGAACGGCAATGTTGGGGACATCCTTTTTCAAGAAAACCCATCAATTCTGGTGGTGGAGCAGGGGTTTAACTTCAAAACATGTGATAGATGTGGGTGTAACAAAACACAAGCAATGATTCCTTGTAGTTCCTGCACCGAAGTCATGTACTGTTCTGAACTGTGCAAAAATGAAGCATTTTCAATGTACCACAAATTTGAATGCGAAATAGTTCAGGATCTTCAGTATCTATTCCGAGGACCCAGACCTGTCGATATGTTTAGATTGGCATTTCGTGTGTTCCTCAGATTTGCATCTGAACTGTTTCAGAATCGTGATAAATTTTGGCAAAGATACCAAAACGACCTCAAAGGGTTTCGGAACCCTCAACTCATAAACAACGCCGACATTCACTGGCACGTATTGTGTGTCGGACAACAACAGAAAAAGTCAGGCGATAATAACGGAATCGGAATGACTCAGTTCCTAACGGTTTTGATCTATAAAGTTGCCATCGAAGAGAACAACTCAATCGCTAGTCTCATCAACCAACAGGATCACGATCGATTGAGAGATATCCTGTACGGGTTACTGTTTCGGGTGAAAGAATATTGCGATCAAGGTGCACCTCAGATTACTAGCGTGTATCCGATGCTGCGAATGGTTAACCATTCCTGTGCACCGAATGCTGAACGCGTTTTCATCGGTGGGCGATGTTCGCTTCTACTGGCCAAGCGACCGATCGATGGAGGAGAGCAGGTGCTGGTTTGCTATCT TCCGGGAGGCTCTACCGACACCACGGCACGAGACGAACGCCGCAAACAGCTACAGGCTGAGTTTGATTTCGAATGTGAGTGCTTGGGCTGCACTCTCGATTACCCGAAGCTTGACGATCTGGAAGAGAATCGGGAATTGGCTGGAGAGCTGGAAACCATCGATCAACAACCCAATGCCGAAGAACGACTGGATCTGCTCAAAGGATTTCTGCAGCTGTACGACGATCTGTACCCACAACGCGAATTGGCCAAAGGTTGGAAGCTTTGCCTAGAAGCTTTGTTGAAACCGATGTCCTCTTGTtaa
- the LOC129744372 gene encoding histone-lysine N-methyltransferase SMYD3-like isoform X2 encodes MIRPDIVKQLACPAVGLSTSWIIAQKGKPATHLSEVDGQFRREMWPFEKSVCPKDPTRAKELRQKANETYRKGMDHMGAALSEYNMAICAAPEGSEELGLAYANRSAVCFQQKKYHACVKNIELAQMNYPKDKLEKLLERKEKCVKLLEDGQEVEEELDDKNALDKVEVREIANYGQGVVLRENGNVGDILFQENPSILVVEQGFNFKTCDRCGCNKTQAMIPCSSCTEVMYCSELCKNEAFSMYHKFECEIVQDLQYLFRGPRPVDMFRLAFRVFLRFASELFQNRDKFWQRYQNDLKGFRNPQLINNADIHWHVLCVGQQQKKSGDNNGIGMTQFLTVLIYKVAIEENNSIASLINQQDHDRLRDILYGLLFRVKEYCDQGAPQITSVYPMLRMVNHSCAPNAERVFIGGRCSLLLAKRPIDGGEQVLVCYLPGGSTDTTARDERRKQLQAEFDFECECLGCTLDYPKLDDLEENRELAGELETIDQQPNAEERLDLLKGFLQLYDDLYPQRELAKGWKLCLEALLKPMSSC; translated from the exons ATGATTCGTCCAGATATCGTCAAACAGTTGGCCTGCCCGGCGGTTGGCCTTTCAACATCCTGGATCATAGCACAAAAAGGCAAACCGGCCACCCATCTGTCCGAAGTCGACGGACAGTTCCGACGGGAGATGTGGCCGTTCGAAAAAAGTGTTTGCCCCAAGGATCCCACCCGTGCCAAGGAACTTCGCCAGAAAGCTAACGAAACCTACCGGAAGGGTATGGACCACATGGGGGCAGCATTGTCTGAATACAATATGGCTATCTGTGCCGCCCCGGAAGGAAGCGAAGAGCTAGGATTGGCCTATGCTAATCGTTCGGCTGTTTGTTTCCAGCAGAAAAAGTATCACGCTTGTGTGAAAAATATCGAGCTGGCTCAGATGAACTACCCCAAGGATAAATTGGAAAAGTTGTTAGAACGAAAGGAAAAATGTGTGAAGTTGCTTGAGGATGGTCAGGAAGTGGAAGAGGAGTTGGATGATAAGAATGCTTTGGATAAAGTCGAGGTCAGAGAAATTGCCAATTATGGCCAGGGAGTGGTTCTCAGAGAGAACGGCAATGTTGGGGACATCCTTTTTCAAGAAAACCCATCAATTCTGGTGGTGGAGCAGGGGTTTAACTTCAAAACATGTGATAGATGTGGGTGTAACAAAACACAAGCAATGATTCCTTGTAGTTCCTGCACCGAAGTCATGTACTGTTCTGAACTGTGCAAAAATGAAGCATTTTCAATGTACCACAAATTTGAATGCGAAATAGTTCAGGATCTTCAGTATCTATTCCGAGGACCCAGACCTGTCGATATGTTTAGATTGGCATTTCGTGTGTTCCTCAGATTTGCATCTGAACTGTTTCAGAATCGTGATAAATTTTGGCAAAGATACCAAAACGACCTCAAAGGGTTTCGGAACCCTCAACTCATAAACAACGCCGACATTCACTGGCACGTATTGTGTGTCGGACAACAACAGAAAAAGTCAGGCGATAATAACGGAATCGGAATGACTCAGTTCCTAACGGTTTTGATCTATAAAGTTGCCATCGAAGAGAACAACTCAATCGCTAGTCTCATCAACCAACAGGATCACGATCGATTGAGAGATATCCTGTACGGGTTACTGTTTCGGGTGAAAGAATATTGCGATCAAGGTGCACCTCAGATTACTAGCGTGTATCCGATGCTGCGAATGGTTAACCATTCCTGTGCACCGAATGCTGAACGCGTTTTCATCGGTGGGCGATGTTCGCTTCTACTGGCCAAGCGACCGATCGATGGAGGAGAGCAGGTGCTGGTTTGCTATCT TCCGGGAGGCTCTACCGACACCACGGCACGAGACGAACGCCGCAAACAGCTACAGGCTGAGTTTGATTTCGAATGTGAGTGCTTGGGCTGCACTCTCGATTACCCGAAGCTTGACGATCTGGAAGAGAATCGGGAATTGGCTGGAGAGCTGGAAACCATCGATCAACAACCCAATGCCGAAGAACGACTGGATCTGCTCAAAGGATTTCTGCAGCTGTACGACGATCTGTACCCACAACGCGAATTGGCCAAAGGTTGGAAGCTTTGCCTAGAAGCTTTGTTGAAACCGATGTCCTCTTGTtaa